The genomic interval TCAATAAACATTATAAATTTAATTATAACATGCAAAAACACATAGTCTGTGGCAACTATGTGAATTTTGAATCTTTATGATTTATTTAAAGCAAGGTTACGTAAAGTTTTAACTTCATGCGGTGAAAGTTCACGTGCATCACCGGCATTCAGCCCTTTTAACGTTAATGGTCCATATTCAATGCGAGAAAGCTTGACGACTTCGTGGCCGAAATGCGCAAACATACGACGCACTTGACGGTTTCGTCCTTCATAAATCGTAATTTCTACAAGTGTCGTATTTTTCTCTCTATCCTGAGACTTCACTTTTACTTTAGCAGGTGCTGTCATACCATCTTCAAGCTTAATGCCACGTTCCAGTTCCTTAACTTGCTCACGTAATAGAAAACCTTTTAATTTCGCAACGTATTTCTTCTGCATTTTATATTTCGGGTGTGTCATCTGATTTGCAAAGTCCCCGTCATTCGTAAGTAATAATAACCCTGAAGTATCATAATCAAGTCTGCCCACCGGGAAAATTCTTAAATGTAATCCGGGGAAGAAATCTGTAACAACTTTTCTTCCTTTATCATCTGATACACTCGTAATCACTCCAGTAGGTTTATGGAAGAGAATGTATACTTTTTCCGGATTCTCTAAAGGAATCCCTTCTACTTCAATAATGTCACTTGGTTTAACTTTAGTCCCTAATTCTGTAACCGTTTTGCCATTAACAGTAACTTTACCTTCTGTAATTAACACTTCCGCTTTACGTCTTGAAGTAACCCCACTTTTAGCAATAACTTTTTGTAGCCTTTCCAATTGTTCACTCATTTTTATTCCTCCGACTCTAAATTTTTGAAGAATTGTTCTATTTCTTCAGTTTCTGTCGTACCATGTTCATCATTCGGTAAATCATCAAGTGACTTTAAGCCGAATGTTCTTAAAAATTCCTGTGTAGTAATGAGTTGCTGAGCTCTCATATCTTTTTGCTGAACAGATTCTATCAACCCTTTTTCTAACAAAGTTTTTATTGGACCATCTGAATTGACACCGCGCGCAATTTCAACATCATGTCTTGTAATAGGTTGATTATAAGCAATTATTGCTAAAGATTCCATTGATGCCTGCGTTAGTTTTTTATGCTTCGAATTTGTAACAAGGTGCTGCAAATAAGGATTAAGCTTTTCGTTTGTCATTAAAAAATATTTGTCACCTAATTTACGAATATCTAATATGTCATGTTCAAATGTTTTAACAAGATCATCAATCTGGATTGGCGTTAGCTGAATAATTTCACTTAACGTTTCTGAATCAATTCCTTCATCCCCTGTTGCATAAAGCATCCCTGTAATAATATCAAGTTTGTTCAATGTCAAATTGAGTTCCCCTTTCTATCAAAATTTCCCCAAACATCTTTTCCTGATATAGCGTTATTACTTCAGATTTCATAAGTTCAAGTATCGCCATAAATATTGTAATGAGCTGCGTTTTTGTTTCAGAATACGTTACAAAATCATCGAATGTGATCGTCTCTTTGTACATTAGCTGTTGCTTTATTGTATGCGTAGCTTCTTCAATTGAATAATGATCTCTAGTAACATTAATTTCAGGCCTAATTAACTTATGTCTACTTTTCGCTTTATTATAAGCAGTAATCAAATCCATGATATCTAATTGTAATGGTACATCACTCACTTCAAAATTAGAGAGATCATTAGCACGTTTAACAAAAAACTTATCTTCTTCTTGTTTTCGTTCATTTAAAATATCTGCATATAATCGATAGTTCTGGTATTCAATTAACTGCTTCATCAGTTCTTCTCTTGGGTCTTCGTCATCTTCGTATTGTACAGGGCTTTCTGGTAATAGCATCCTACTCTTGATGCGAAGTAACTCGCTCGCCATCACTAAATACTCACCATGCACATTAATATCTAAATCAGGGATTTCTTTGATATAATTAATATATTGTTCTGTTAGTATCTTCATTGAAATATCATAAATATCGATTTCATATTTCTTAATGAGATGCAGCAATAAATCTAATGGCCCTTCAAACGAGGCCAACTTAACTTCATACATATATTCCACCTAAATTCCGGAGTGATAATTTTGAAAAACACATTGTTATTATTTGTACATTACTTTGAAAATAAAAGAGATTATTTTGAGTGCCATGAAATAATGGAAGATTCATGGAAATGCAAAGCACATTATACTAAACAGGATTTTGAAGTTGTGCTTATCCTTTTTGCTACAGGACTGTATCATTTACGTCGTAATAATATTACTGGTGCAATCCGCACCTTAAGAAAAGCACAATTTACGTTACGTCAAATTGACTTAAGTCCTTATCATCAGTTTATCGATATACACCACCTGGATAGTACGCTTTCATCATTAATTGAAAGTGAACAATATCGTCAAATAACATTTCCACTTAAAAGTGAAATGAGAGCGTTATTCAATGAGCAATATGGTACACATTCTGATGAAATTAACGATGAAATTATTCATAAGCATGTACGGCGCGATAGAACTCAAATTATTAATGCGCGCCTTAAAGCTTTAAACGATAAAAAACCAGTACATAAGTCCCCAGACAAGTGCCATCATTGTAATAAACGTCAATAGCATCATATTATTTCTTGGTTTTTCATCTTGTCTCAGCTTTTGTTCAGGTTCGTCACTGACCGTTTTTTTCTGAGTAGATTTTTGACTTCTTTTAATGGACCTTACTTTGCTCATAATATCCTCCTATGCTCGTGGATGAGTATTTTTATAAACTTCTCTAATTTGTTTCGTATCAATATGCGTATACAGCTGTGTAGATGAAATATCAGCATGTCCAAGCATTTCCTGCACAGCTCTCAAGTCTGCACCATTTTCAAGCAAGTGCGTTGCAAATGAATGCCTTAATGTATGAGGCGTAAGCTTCTTTGTAATTCCTGCTTCAAGCTGTACTTGTTTCATAATTTTCCAGAAGCCCTGTCGTGTCATACGTCGTCCGTGAAAATTCAAAAATAGGCTATCCGTAATTTCTTTTTTTATCATTTTATATCTCGTATGCGCAATATAGTCATCCATCATTTTTATCATACGCTCGCCGATTGGAACAATGCGTTCTTTGTTACCTTTTCCCGTAACTTTTACAAAACCCATAATCGTATTGACATCATCTACATTCAGATTAATTAATTCTGAAACACGCATACCAGTTGCATACAGTAACTCTAACATTGCCTGATCACGTTTACCGGTTACTTTAGAAGTGTCAGGTGCATTTAAAAATGCATCAACTTCATCAATCGTTAAAACATCCGGCAGTCGTCTTTCAAACTTAGGGGGTTCAAGTACAATAGTTGGGTCTTTTACTGCATACTTTTCTCTAAGTGCAAATTGATGAAATCCGCGTACCGAGGCAGTTATTCTTGCTAATGTTTTTGAAGACTTTCCGTCGTCCTTTAATTTACCAAGAAATCTTGAAATCGTAAATTTATCGATATTATCAATCGATCCAATTTTTTCTGATTCAATAAAAGATTGATATTGATTCAAATCTCTTCTGTATGCCGCAATGGTATTTTTGCTTAATCCTTTTTCAATCATTATAAAGTGCAAAAACTCATCAATGATTTCCTGCATGCCGTCACCCCTTTTATATTCGTATGTATATTTTAGTTTACCATAATATATTATGCGTTAACATAAAAAAAGAGACGAAACGCCTCTTTATTCATTGATTCTATTATTCAATTGATCTGCTTCGACACCCTTAGCTCTGCAAACACTGCAAATACCATGAAATGTTAAGCGATGGTCCATAATCAGGAAATGATATTCACGTTCAACTTTCTTTTCTACATCCTCTAATAAATCTTCCTCAATTTCTTCAACTGAACCACAGTTCATACAGACTAAATGGTGGTGAAAATGTTTCGCACCTTCTTTGCGCAGATCAAATCGCGCAACACCATCACCAAAGTTTATTTTATCTACTACTTTTAATTCTGCGAGCAACTCCAGCGTACGATAAACTGTTGCTAAACCGATTTCAGGAGATTTTTCTTTAACTTTTAAAAATACATCTTCTGCACTGAGATGATCCGCTTCATTTTCTAGTAAGACCGTAACAGTCGCTTCCCTTTGAGGGGTTAATTTATAAGAAGCCTCATGTAATTGCTCCTTTATTCTATTAATTCTCTCCTG from Macrococcus armenti carries:
- a CDS encoding pseudouridine synthase encodes the protein MSEQLERLQKVIAKSGVTSRRKAEVLITEGKVTVNGKTVTELGTKVKPSDIIEVEGIPLENPEKVYILFHKPTGVITSVSDDKGRKVVTDFFPGLHLRIFPVGRLDYDTSGLLLLTNDGDFANQMTHPKYKMQKKYVAKLKGFLLREQVKELERGIKLEDGMTAPAKVKVKSQDREKNTTLVEITIYEGRNRQVRRMFAHFGHEVVKLSRIEYGPLTLKGLNAGDARELSPHEVKTLRNLALNKS
- the scpB gene encoding SMC-Scp complex subunit ScpB, whose protein sequence is MTLNKLDIITGMLYATGDEGIDSETLSEIIQLTPIQIDDLVKTFEHDILDIRKLGDKYFLMTNEKLNPYLQHLVTNSKHKKLTQASMESLAIIAYNQPITRHDVEIARGVNSDGPIKTLLEKGLIESVQQKDMRAQQLITTQEFLRTFGLKSLDDLPNDEHGTTETEEIEQFFKNLESEE
- a CDS encoding segregation and condensation protein A; translated protein: MYEVKLASFEGPLDLLLHLIKKYEIDIYDISMKILTEQYINYIKEIPDLDINVHGEYLVMASELLRIKSRMLLPESPVQYEDDEDPREELMKQLIEYQNYRLYADILNERKQEEDKFFVKRANDLSNFEVSDVPLQLDIMDLITAYNKAKSRHKLIRPEINVTRDHYSIEEATHTIKQQLMYKETITFDDFVTYSETKTQLITIFMAILELMKSEVITLYQEKMFGEILIERGTQFDIEQT
- a CDS encoding DUF309 domain-containing protein; amino-acid sequence: MKNTLLLFVHYFENKRDYFECHEIMEDSWKCKAHYTKQDFEVVLILFATGLYHLRRNNITGAIRTLRKAQFTLRQIDLSPYHQFIDIHHLDSTLSSLIESEQYRQITFPLKSEMRALFNEQYGTHSDEINDEIIHKHVRRDRTQIINARLKALNDKKPVHKSPDKCHHCNKRQ
- the xerD gene encoding site-specific tyrosine recombinase XerD, producing MQEIIDEFLHFIMIEKGLSKNTIAAYRRDLNQYQSFIESEKIGSIDNIDKFTISRFLGKLKDDGKSSKTLARITASVRGFHQFALREKYAVKDPTIVLEPPKFERRLPDVLTIDEVDAFLNAPDTSKVTGKRDQAMLELLYATGMRVSELINLNVDDVNTIMGFVKVTGKGNKERIVPIGERMIKMMDDYIAHTRYKMIKKEITDSLFLNFHGRRMTRQGFWKIMKQVQLEAGITKKLTPHTLRHSFATHLLENGADLRAVQEMLGHADISSTQLYTHIDTKQIREVYKNTHPRA
- a CDS encoding Fur family transcriptional regulator, giving the protein MQERINRIKEQLHEASYKLTPQREATVTVLLENEADHLSAEDVFLKVKEKSPEIGLATVYRTLELLAELKVVDKINFGDGVARFDLRKEGAKHFHHHLVCMNCGSVEEIEEDLLEDVEKKVEREYHFLIMDHRLTFHGICSVCRAKGVEADQLNNRINE